One Aerococcus urinaeequi DNA segment encodes these proteins:
- a CDS encoding P-II family nitrogen regulator: MTVESVAFFAIVNHGFGQKVLKTAKEHGTGGGTLVLCEGTIPNKFLNLMGLDESKKELMITLAPKEFESDIHEKITEKMKLDKKGLGILFSADTSSVCGSRLFNRAFEEKGENMSEYQLLVSIVDRDSGDDVVAAARKEGAKGATILHGRGTGTTEISKLFNIEIQPEKEIVLLVVESEKVKSVSENIHTAMGLDKPGSGVVFSIPVNQVTGLVQNL; this comes from the coding sequence AGTGGCGTTTTTCGCTATTGTAAACCATGGTTTTGGGCAGAAAGTACTTAAAACTGCCAAAGAGCATGGAACCGGTGGTGGCACCTTAGTCCTTTGTGAAGGCACTATTCCAAATAAATTCCTTAACTTAATGGGACTTGATGAATCTAAGAAAGAATTGATGATTACATTAGCACCTAAGGAATTCGAAAGTGACATTCACGAAAAAATTACTGAGAAAATGAAATTAGACAAGAAAGGCTTGGGTATCCTGTTCTCAGCAGATACATCAAGCGTTTGTGGTAGTCGTTTATTTAATCGGGCATTTGAAGAAAAAGGTGAAAATATGAGTGAGTATCAACTATTAGTATCAATTGTCGACCGCGATTCAGGTGATGATGTTGTTGCAGCTGCCCGTAAAGAAGGCGCTAAAGGTGCAACCATTCTTCACGGTCGTGGAACAGGGACAACTGAAATCTCTAAACTATTCAATATTGAAATTCAACCTGAAAAAGAAATCGTTCTTTTAGTTGTTGAGTCTGAAAAGGTAAAATCGGTTTCTGAAAACATACATACTGCCATGGGATTAGATAAACCTGGTAGTGGGGTCGTTTTTTCAATTCCAGTAAACCAAGTAACAGGTTTAGTACAAAATCTGTAA